From Cellulophaga lytica DSM 7489, a single genomic window includes:
- a CDS encoding murein hydrolase activator EnvC family protein: MRHITFFTLFFSLLCGSFLAAQTNQQIALEKKRAQLQKDIRAINRLLYAETKEKGNVLEQVESLEQKINAQQQLVRITNQQSNLLNRQINANVRNIGTLKKDLLTLKEDYAEMIQKSYQNKSQQSRLLFLLSSENFLQAYKRLQYIKQYTNYRQEQGKSIIAKTDTLKLKNQDLIDQRKLKEQLLKENLATKKELEKEKKAKDALLRTIKKNESKYTASINKKKSEARKIDQQIEKLIRSAIVATNKKTTGKTTTKTSSTKFVLTPEAKIVANNFTANKGKLIWPVAKGFKSKGFGVYKDAVYPGIKHQNNGVIIATDKGSKARSIFEGEVIAVLAVPGGNKGVQIKHGNYITTYYNLSTTYVKKGDKVTAKQEIGEVATNKFSGQTLLKFYLYKNVSKLNPEEWIYQL, encoded by the coding sequence ATGCGCCACATTACGTTTTTTACATTATTTTTTTCTCTGCTATGCGGAAGTTTTTTGGCTGCACAAACCAACCAACAAATAGCATTAGAAAAAAAGCGCGCACAGTTACAAAAAGATATTAGAGCTATAAACCGACTTTTATATGCTGAAACTAAAGAAAAAGGTAATGTTTTAGAACAAGTAGAGAGTTTAGAGCAAAAAATAAATGCACAACAACAGCTTGTACGCATTACCAACCAACAAAGTAATTTACTTAACAGACAAATAAATGCTAATGTGCGCAACATTGGCACATTAAAAAAAGATTTGCTTACCTTAAAGGAAGATTATGCTGAAATGATACAAAAATCGTATCAGAACAAATCGCAACAAAGTAGGTTGCTATTTTTACTGTCTTCCGAAAATTTTTTACAAGCCTACAAGCGCTTACAATACATAAAACAATATACAAATTACAGACAAGAACAAGGAAAATCTATAATTGCTAAAACAGATACGCTAAAATTAAAAAACCAAGATTTAATAGATCAGCGTAAATTAAAAGAGCAATTGCTTAAAGAAAACCTAGCTACTAAAAAAGAATTAGAAAAGGAGAAAAAAGCTAAAGACGCACTTTTAAGAACAATTAAAAAAAATGAAAGCAAATACACCGCTAGTATTAATAAGAAAAAATCTGAAGCACGTAAAATAGATCAGCAAATAGAAAAACTTATACGCTCTGCCATTGTTGCTACAAATAAAAAAACAACTGGCAAAACCACTACAAAAACTAGCAGTACAAAATTTGTATTAACACCAGAAGCTAAAATTGTTGCCAACAATTTTACTGCAAATAAAGGCAAGCTTATTTGGCCCGTTGCAAAAGGCTTTAAAAGTAAAGGATTTGGCGTATACAAAGATGCCGTTTACCCAGGTATTAAACACCAAAATAATGGTGTAATTATAGCTACAGACAAGGGCTCTAAAGCACGCTCTATTTTTGAAGGTGAAGTTATTGCTGTACTTGCTGTACCAGGAGGCAATAAAGGTGTACAAATAAAACACGGTAATTATATAACTACCTATTACAACCTATCTACCACTTATGTAAAAAAAGGCGATAAGGTTACTGCAAAACAAGAGATAGGAGAGGTTGCTACAAATAAATTTAGCGGACAAACTTTACTTAAGTTTTACTTATATAAAAACGTTAGTAAGTTAAACCCAGAAGAATGGATATACCAGTTGTAA
- a CDS encoding DUF4292 domain-containing protein, producing MIKKLQTTPKILLTLIVVLFFVSCKSKKVIAEGTSTLKKLNTKTVVKNHYANTLDFKTLRGRLKIDYTDGTDTQGYTVSFRMEKDKAIWISATLGVVKAYITPTRVSFYNRLQNEYFDGDFTYLSNLLGTELDYNKVQNLLLGQALFDLRKEKYNTVELNNQYQLAPKKANNLFKTLLQIEPNNYKVAGMQLSQPLKNRVLNVQYKNYQVVDKKLVPNIIDIYVKDQDKTDTIALTFKNIELNKSFSFPYKIPNGFKEIVLE from the coding sequence ATGATAAAAAAGCTTCAAACAACACCCAAAATACTTTTAACACTTATTGTTGTGTTGTTTTTTGTCTCTTGCAAGTCTAAAAAAGTTATTGCAGAAGGCACATCAACCTTAAAAAAACTAAACACAAAAACTGTGGTAAAGAACCACTATGCAAATACCTTAGATTTTAAAACGCTACGCGGTAGACTAAAAATAGACTATACAGATGGTACAGATACGCAAGGCTATACTGTTAGTTTTAGAATGGAAAAAGACAAAGCAATATGGATAAGCGCAACACTTGGTGTTGTTAAAGCCTACATTACACCAACAAGAGTTAGTTTTTACAACAGATTACAAAACGAGTATTTTGATGGAGATTTTACATACTTAAGCAATTTACTAGGCACAGAGTTGGATTATAACAAGGTTCAGAATTTATTATTAGGCCAAGCTTTATTTGATTTACGTAAAGAAAAATACAATACCGTAGAACTAAACAACCAATACCAATTGGCTCCTAAAAAAGCAAATAACCTTTTTAAAACATTACTACAAATAGAACCTAACAATTACAAGGTTGCAGGTATGCAACTGTCTCAGCCTTTAAAAAATAGAGTTTTAAACGTACAGTATAAAAACTACCAAGTAGTAGACAAAAAATTAGTGCCAAATATTATAGATATTTACGTAAAAGACCAAGATAAAACAGATACTATTGCACTTACTTTTAAAAACATAGAGCTTAATAAAAGTTTTAGCTTTCCTTATAAAATACCAAACGGTTTTAAAGAAATTGTTTTAGAATAA
- the brnQ gene encoding branched-chain amino acid transport system II carrier protein, giving the protein MNNTKETLVSAFALFSLFFGAGNLILPPFIGFNSGELWWVMAIGFCLSAILIPILGIFAHAKLQGTIFDFGKKVSNTFSLVFSILIYCIAVALPSPRTASVTHEIGIAPFFNIPSIYTSVVYFGLVLVFALNRSKILNILGKFLTPAILLILLAIIGICVFSFDFTFGASTVKSPFTDGILEGYQTFDAIAAVVVGGVLIISINLKNKDISYTDRKTLIRNAGIFAGLGLLFVYGGLILTGALMHSNFNADINRTDLLNGISRTLLGNEGNKFLSILVSLACFTTAIGIVTGTADFIKGRFNNSNKAYTITAIISCVLGIVMGQFNVDYIIVVAIPALMFIYPITIILIVLNVLPDKYTAPKVFKAVVYTTILFSVPDFLNSIGITSVAKFTAAYLPLSTYSLAWVLPATIALVIGNLSSEKATTV; this is encoded by the coding sequence ATGAATAATACCAAAGAAACTCTAGTATCTGCTTTTGCATTGTTTTCGCTCTTTTTTGGTGCCGGAAACTTAATTCTTCCTCCCTTTATAGGGTTTAACTCTGGAGAATTATGGTGGGTAATGGCCATAGGTTTTTGCTTATCTGCAATACTAATACCAATACTAGGCATTTTTGCCCATGCAAAACTACAAGGCACTATTTTTGACTTTGGCAAAAAGGTTTCTAACACTTTTAGTTTGGTGTTTTCTATATTAATTTACTGTATTGCAGTAGCACTACCCTCTCCCAGAACAGCATCGGTAACGCATGAAATTGGTATTGCTCCTTTTTTTAACATACCATCTATATACACCAGTGTAGTTTATTTTGGTTTGGTTTTAGTATTTGCACTTAACAGATCTAAAATTTTAAATATACTAGGTAAGTTTTTAACTCCGGCAATACTCTTAATTTTACTTGCCATTATAGGCATTTGTGTATTTAGTTTTGATTTTACCTTTGGAGCATCAACCGTAAAAAGCCCATTTACAGATGGTATATTAGAAGGCTACCAAACTTTTGATGCTATTGCAGCTGTTGTTGTAGGTGGCGTATTAATTATCTCCATTAACCTAAAAAATAAAGATATATCTTATACAGACCGTAAAACACTAATAAGAAACGCTGGTATTTTTGCTGGTCTAGGTTTACTATTTGTTTACGGAGGTTTAATTTTAACTGGTGCATTAATGCATTCTAACTTTAACGCAGATATTAACCGTACAGATTTACTAAACGGAATTAGCAGAACTCTTTTAGGCAATGAAGGAAACAAATTTTTAAGTATTTTGGTAAGTTTAGCTTGTTTTACTACAGCTATTGGTATTGTTACTGGTACTGCAGATTTTATAAAAGGCAGGTTTAACAACTCTAACAAAGCGTACACAATTACAGCTATTATAAGCTGCGTACTGGGTATTGTTATGGGCCAATTTAATGTAGACTATATAATTGTTGTTGCCATACCCGCTTTAATGTTTATTTACCCAATTACTATAATTTTAATAGTGCTTAATGTTTTACCAGATAAATATACAGCACCAAAAGTATTTAAGGCAGTAGTATATACCACCATTTTATTTAGCGTTCCAGATTTTTTAAACAGTATTGGCATTACTAGCGTTGCAAAATTTACAGCAGCATATTTACCCTTAAGCACATATAGTTTAGCTTGGGTACTACCAGCGACTATTGCATTAGTTATAGGAAATTTAAGCTCTGAAAAAGCCACAACGGTATAA
- a CDS encoding HesB/IscA family protein, whose protein sequence is MIKVSETAKKRVIDLMTESGFNAEKDFVRVGVKSGGCSGLSYELDFDKTTTETDKVFEDNAVRIVVDKKSFLYLVGTTLEYSGGLNGKGFVFNNPNAQRTCGCGESFSL, encoded by the coding sequence ATGATAAAAGTCTCAGAAACAGCAAAGAAGAGAGTCATAGATTTAATGACAGAAAGTGGTTTTAATGCTGAAAAAGATTTTGTACGTGTTGGTGTTAAAAGCGGCGGATGTAGTGGTTTATCTTACGAATTAGATTTTGATAAAACTACAACAGAAACAGACAAGGTTTTTGAAGATAATGCGGTACGAATTGTGGTAGATAAAAAAAGTTTTTTATATCTAGTAGGAACTACTTTAGAGTATTCTGGAGGATTAAACGGAAAAGGTTTTGTGTTTAATAATCCAAATGCACAAAGAACATGTGGTTGTGGCGAAAGTTTTTCGTTATAA
- the thiL gene encoding thiamine-phosphate kinase, with protein MLDDKNPKRTSLEQLGEFGLINHLTKDFTLQHKSSIKGIGDDAAVIDFKDKKTVISTDLLIEGVHFDLSYVPLKHLGYKAVMVNLSDIYAMNATATQITVSIAVSNRFPLEALEELYSGIALAAKTYNVDLVGGDTTSSTKGMLISITAIGQANEEDLVYRNGAKPNDLLVVTGDLGAAYMGLQVLEREKEVFKVNPNNNPDLSMYTYIVERQLKPEARKDIVPLLNALEVKPTSMIDVSDGLSSEILHLCEQSNVGCNLYEDKIPLDPTVISSCEEFKVNSTTVALGGGEDYELLFTIDQKEFPKIKGNPNLTVVGHMTDKNEGVHLISRNNTKIPITAQGWNSLSEEQ; from the coding sequence ATGTTAGACGATAAAAATCCAAAGAGAACATCTCTTGAACAATTAGGCGAATTTGGTTTAATTAACCACCTTACTAAAGATTTTACTTTACAGCACAAATCTAGTATTAAAGGTATTGGTGATGATGCTGCTGTTATAGATTTTAAAGATAAGAAGACTGTAATTTCTACAGATTTACTGATTGAAGGCGTACATTTTGATCTTAGCTACGTACCTCTTAAACATCTGGGTTACAAGGCTGTAATGGTAAACCTGTCTGACATTTATGCGATGAATGCTACCGCAACACAAATTACGGTTTCTATAGCGGTATCTAACAGGTTTCCGTTAGAGGCTTTAGAAGAATTGTATAGTGGTATTGCACTTGCTGCAAAAACATATAATGTAGATTTAGTTGGTGGTGATACTACCTCATCTACAAAAGGAATGCTTATTAGTATTACTGCTATAGGCCAAGCTAATGAAGAAGACTTGGTTTACAGAAATGGTGCTAAACCTAACGATTTGCTTGTTGTTACAGGAGATTTGGGTGCTGCTTATATGGGACTACAAGTTTTAGAGCGCGAAAAAGAGGTTTTTAAAGTAAACCCCAACAACAATCCAGACCTATCTATGTACACCTATATTGTAGAACGACAATTAAAACCAGAAGCTCGTAAAGATATTGTGCCTTTACTTAACGCTTTAGAGGTTAAGCCAACTTCTATGATTGATGTTAGTGATGGTTTATCTTCAGAAATTTTACATTTATGCGAGCAAAGTAATGTAGGTTGTAATTTGTATGAAGACAAAATACCGTTAGACCCAACTGTTATTAGCTCTTGTGAAGAGTTTAAAGTAAACAGCACAACTGTTGCCTTAGGCGGTGGTGAAGATTATGAATTGCTTTTTACTATAGACCAAAAAGAATTCCCAAAAATAAAAGGGAACCCTAACTTAACTGTCGTAGGGCATATGACAGATAAGAATGAAGGTGTTCACTTAATTTCCAGGAATAATACTAAAATTCCGATAACCGCGCAGGGCTGGAACTCTTTATCTGAAGAACAATAA
- a CDS encoding tyrosine-type recombinase/integrase, which yields MKPNTIATQLLKTEETKPDYALAMSLMHQKLLLKNYSKNTTKTYMHMFKQFLTYMYPMPLHQVSTAHIMYYHKELVTKQNVSASYQNQSINAIKFYIEKVLNLPKVQYDFCRPRKAKKLPKVLSLQEVADIITVTNNIKHKTILKMIYGCGLRISECVNLKVEDIDSNNMRVWVRNAKGNKDRITLLSPTMLAQLRAYYIVYKPKKWLFEGADGKQYSASSIRQVFNRSKKKARVHMPATVHTLRHSFATHLLDAGTNLRYIQKLLGHNSSKTTEIYTHVSTTNLINITSPLDMLPK from the coding sequence ATGAAACCTAATACAATAGCTACACAATTACTAAAGACTGAAGAAACAAAACCAGATTATGCGCTGGCTATGTCGTTAATGCATCAGAAATTATTGTTAAAAAACTACAGCAAAAACACTACTAAAACTTATATGCATATGTTTAAGCAGTTTTTAACATATATGTATCCTATGCCTTTACACCAGGTTTCTACTGCTCATATTATGTATTATCACAAAGAATTAGTTACTAAGCAAAACGTATCTGCATCATACCAAAACCAAAGTATTAACGCTATTAAATTTTATATTGAAAAAGTATTAAACTTACCCAAAGTACAATATGATTTTTGTAGACCTAGAAAAGCTAAAAAACTACCTAAAGTACTGTCTTTACAAGAGGTAGCTGACATTATAACGGTCACAAATAACATAAAGCATAAAACCATTTTAAAGATGATATATGGTTGCGGATTAAGAATATCTGAATGCGTAAACCTTAAAGTAGAAGACATAGACTCTAACAATATGCGTGTATGGGTAAGAAACGCAAAAGGTAACAAGGACAGAATTACGTTATTATCACCTACTATGTTAGCGCAATTACGTGCATATTATATAGTATACAAACCTAAAAAGTGGTTGTTTGAGGGCGCAGATGGAAAGCAGTATAGTGCCTCTAGCATACGACAGGTATTTAACAGATCTAAAAAGAAGGCTAGAGTACATATGCCCGCAACAGTGCACACCTTAAGGCATTCTTTTGCTACACATTTATTAGACGCAGGCACCAATTTAAGGTACATACAAAAATTATTGGGGCACAACAGCTCTAAAACTACAGAAATTTACACCCATGTTAGTACTACTAATCTTATAAATATTACAAGCCCTTTAGATATGTTACCTAAATAA
- a CDS encoding three component ABC system middle component — protein sequence MNLENYNNIGITSIAISSVLSLSKELSISKALLIMPLFTSKALTAHLSRKTTEIKSIEKLISEKTPLFSNFNKRYYDTLANSLNAIQLLIETNSILIKDGNLINNQQFNFEKTMGKRADKINLASKNVSKLLNENTEKLYLNLRIEL from the coding sequence ATGAATTTAGAAAACTATAACAATATTGGAATCACCTCTATAGCCATAAGCTCTGTTTTGTCTTTATCTAAAGAGCTCTCTATATCTAAAGCTTTACTTATTATGCCTTTATTTACAAGCAAAGCCTTAACAGCACATTTATCGAGAAAAACAACTGAAATAAAAAGTATTGAAAAATTAATATCTGAAAAAACTCCTTTATTTTCAAATTTTAATAAAAGGTATTATGATACATTAGCTAATTCACTAAATGCAATACAACTTTTAATTGAGACTAATAGCATTTTAATTAAAGATGGTAATTTAATTAATAATCAACAATTTAATTTTGAGAAAACTATGGGTAAAAGAGCTGATAAAATAAATTTAGCATCTAAAAATGTATCAAAATTACTGAATGAAAACACTGAAAAACTTTACTTAAATCTTAGAATAGAATTATGA
- a CDS encoding tetratricopeptide repeat protein, protein MLSILIASFGYAQEIENSADVFLEEYSDDFQEAFFEGLKQKGIENYDRAVNSFLVCQKIEPKNAAVANELAKAYLKSKQYSLAQEQAEIALDEDPNNMWYLESLYISLKKQYKNVSNLKEIVPYSNYQLKENLAHLLYLKQNYNEAKNVLVELNDGAFKEDLSAKLQAAIDHRKANTNSFTFTSTTVTNTPTKKTTARQTTSNSSNSAFNYKSRLKFTLKQKNYVFLETTAKEALEAYPSQPYFYYALGTAYNGRKKHRAAIETLKMGLDYVLDDIRLADNFYREIAAAYTAMGNPAKANMYLAKVKFKK, encoded by the coding sequence TTGCTATCAATATTGATTGCAAGTTTTGGCTATGCCCAAGAAATAGAAAATAGTGCAGATGTTTTTTTAGAAGAATATTCTGATGATTTTCAGGAGGCTTTTTTTGAAGGGTTAAAACAAAAAGGAATAGAAAACTATGACCGTGCTGTAAACAGTTTTTTAGTATGCCAAAAAATAGAACCTAAAAATGCAGCAGTAGCTAATGAACTTGCTAAAGCATACCTAAAAAGCAAACAATATAGCTTAGCACAAGAACAGGCCGAAATTGCTTTAGATGAAGACCCAAATAATATGTGGTATTTAGAGAGCCTATATATTTCTTTAAAAAAACAGTATAAAAACGTTAGTAATTTAAAGGAAATTGTGCCTTATAGTAATTACCAATTAAAAGAAAACTTAGCCCACTTACTGTATTTAAAACAGAACTACAACGAGGCTAAAAATGTACTTGTAGAACTAAATGATGGCGCTTTTAAAGAAGATTTAAGTGCAAAGTTACAAGCTGCAATAGACCACAGAAAAGCAAATACCAATAGTTTTACGTTTACAAGCACTACAGTTACCAATACTCCAACAAAAAAAACCACAGCTAGGCAAACTACTAGCAACAGCAGTAATTCTGCCTTTAATTACAAAAGCAGACTAAAGTTTACCCTAAAGCAAAAGAACTATGTTTTTTTAGAAACCACAGCAAAAGAAGCGCTAGAAGCTTATCCTTCTCAGCCATATTTTTACTATGCCTTAGGAACTGCTTATAACGGCAGAAAAAAACACAGAGCAGCTATAGAAACTTTAAAAATGGGTTTAGATTATGTTTTAGATGATATACGCCTTGCAGATAATTTTTACAGGGAAATTGCCGCTGCATATACCGCAATGGGCAACCCAGCAAAAGCAAATATGTACTTGGCTAAAGTAAAATTTAAAAAATAA
- a CDS encoding DUF3732 domain-containing protein — MKYYIEKIILWLKNGKKRELEFKPNKVNVITGDSNTGKTAILEIIDYCFFSSKSTISESIINENVSWYGLKININDKKYTIGRKALFEGNVSSEYYFSSIGEIPLKIPESNNTEENIKSIIETEFSIDKTVSFPIGYGSNNIKVGSKISIRYFLMFNTISQDLITNSQGIFFDKQNESRYRDALPRIFDIATGIEKIENILKKEKKVELEKKLAKLKRKESEISKKTEYFQREQKALIKKAKEFSLINPDTVEKEAVGELYEVVNGAIIETGTGVERAKLEKERNIIKRKIKNLKDFTNEYSIFKKNLTDVEDSLKPITFIQRETDKIIKTGNFESLISQLSTELNEIKEARKTKTPIDKQVLDEISQLTTQLSSLEDKLESLPKENKVFENEKEKYMFIGEVKAKINLYSKSDSSPSVSVKTEIQKIEEELESIIITDTETKRELTIKLIEEIIREYMNTVDKAMENYKDFLPVFDYKTKSLLLRKPKTTFHENVGSSSNHMFLHLFFSLAMHEIIFKNESPYVAPFIVIDQPSRPYYGDDGKTRLDKDHSDDYKITQAFKLLDKFIEERNENGGEFQMIVFEHISKNLFKNLKNVYLVDSEFKNGNALIPKKMI; from the coding sequence ATGAAATATTATATTGAAAAAATAATTCTTTGGCTTAAAAATGGAAAAAAAAGAGAATTAGAGTTTAAGCCTAACAAGGTTAATGTAATTACGGGAGATAGTAATACAGGAAAAACAGCTATTTTAGAAATAATAGATTATTGTTTTTTTTCTAGTAAATCAACAATTTCAGAAAGTATTATTAATGAGAATGTTTCTTGGTATGGTTTAAAAATAAACATAAACGATAAAAAATATACCATTGGAAGAAAGGCTCTATTTGAAGGAAATGTTTCAAGTGAGTATTATTTTTCATCTATAGGTGAAATTCCTTTAAAGATTCCAGAATCAAATAATACTGAGGAAAATATAAAATCAATAATCGAAACTGAATTTAGCATAGATAAAACAGTTTCATTTCCTATTGGTTATGGAAGTAATAATATTAAAGTAGGTTCTAAGATTTCAATACGATATTTTTTGATGTTTAATACTATTTCTCAAGACCTCATTACAAACTCACAAGGAATATTTTTTGATAAACAAAATGAATCAAGATATAGAGATGCATTACCAAGAATTTTTGATATTGCTACTGGTATAGAAAAAATTGAAAACATACTCAAAAAAGAGAAAAAAGTAGAATTAGAAAAGAAACTAGCAAAACTAAAACGTAAAGAATCTGAAATATCTAAAAAAACAGAATATTTTCAACGAGAACAAAAAGCATTAATAAAAAAAGCTAAAGAATTTTCCTTAATAAACCCTGACACAGTTGAAAAAGAAGCCGTAGGTGAATTATATGAAGTTGTAAATGGTGCTATAATAGAAACTGGAACAGGTGTTGAAAGAGCAAAATTAGAAAAAGAAAGAAATATCATTAAACGAAAAATCAAGAATTTAAAAGATTTCACTAATGAATATTCTATTTTCAAAAAGAATCTAACGGATGTTGAAGACAGTTTAAAACCTATAACTTTTATTCAAAGAGAAACAGACAAAATAATTAAAACAGGTAATTTCGAAAGTCTTATTTCACAATTATCCACCGAGCTAAATGAAATAAAAGAAGCTAGAAAAACAAAAACTCCAATTGACAAACAGGTTTTAGACGAAATTTCTCAATTAACCACACAATTGTCTTCTTTAGAAGATAAATTAGAATCCTTACCTAAGGAGAATAAAGTTTTCGAAAATGAGAAGGAAAAATATATGTTTATAGGAGAAGTAAAAGCCAAAATAAACTTATACTCAAAATCAGACTCATCTCCATCAGTTTCTGTAAAAACAGAAATACAAAAAATAGAAGAAGAACTAGAATCAATAATAATTACTGACACAGAAACAAAAAGAGAATTAACAATAAAATTAATAGAAGAAATTATACGAGAGTATATGAATACTGTTGATAAGGCAATGGAAAACTACAAAGATTTTTTACCTGTATTTGACTACAAAACTAAATCTTTATTATTAAGAAAACCGAAAACAACTTTTCATGAAAATGTTGGAAGTAGTTCTAATCATATGTTTTTACATTTATTTTTCTCATTAGCAATGCACGAAATAATTTTTAAAAACGAATCTCCTTATGTAGCTCCATTTATAGTTATTGACCAACCGAGTAGACCTTATTATGGTGATGATGGAAAAACAAGATTGGATAAAGACCATAGTGATGATTACAAAATAACTCAGGCTTTTAAATTATTAGATAAATTCATTGAAGAAAGAAACGAAAATGGAGGTGAATTCCAAATGATTGTATTTGAACATATTTCAAAGAATTTATTTAAAAATTTGAAAAATGTTTACCTAGTCGATTCTGAATTTAAGAATGGAAATGCATTAATTCCCAAAAAAATGATATAA
- the sufB gene encoding Fe-S cluster assembly protein SufB: protein MAYTEEELKKELETKEYEYGFYTDIESDTFPIGLSEEIVVAISKKKNEPKWMTDWRVEAYRVWEKMEEPDWANVNYEKPDFQAISYYSAPKKADPNKTLDDVDPELLEMYKKLGISIDEQKKLQNVAVDIVVDSVSVATTFQKTLAEKGIIFMPISEAIQEHPELVRKYLGTVVPTTDNFYAALNSAVFTDGSFCYIPKGVRCPMELSTYFRINQAGTGQFERTLVVADQESYVSYLEGCTAPSRDENQLHAAVVELIAMDDAEIKYSTVQNWFPGNKEGKGGVYNFVTKRALCEKNAKVSWTQVETGSAVTWKYPSCILKGDNSIGEFYSIAVTNNYQQADTGTKMVHLGKNTKSTIISKGISAGKSQNSYRGLVQVSSRAENARNFSQCDSLLMGNECGAHTFPYIETKNKSAMIEHEATTSKIGEDQIFYCNQRGIDTEKAIALIVNGFSKEVLNKLPMEFAVEAQKLLEISLEGSVG from the coding sequence ATGGCATATACAGAAGAAGAGTTAAAGAAAGAGCTAGAAACCAAAGAGTATGAATATGGTTTTTATACCGATATAGAGTCTGATACTTTTCCTATAGGATTAAGTGAAGAAATTGTTGTAGCTATTTCTAAAAAGAAAAATGAGCCTAAGTGGATGACAGACTGGCGTGTAGAAGCATACCGTGTTTGGGAAAAAATGGAAGAACCAGATTGGGCAAATGTTAATTATGAAAAACCAGATTTTCAGGCAATAAGTTACTATTCTGCCCCTAAAAAAGCAGATCCTAATAAAACTTTAGATGATGTAGATCCGGAGTTGTTAGAAATGTATAAAAAGCTAGGTATTTCTATAGACGAACAAAAGAAATTGCAAAATGTTGCAGTAGATATTGTTGTAGATTCTGTTTCTGTTGCCACTACTTTTCAAAAAACATTAGCAGAAAAAGGTATTATTTTTATGCCAATTTCTGAAGCTATACAAGAACATCCAGAGTTGGTGCGTAAGTATTTAGGTACTGTAGTGCCAACTACAGATAACTTTTATGCAGCATTAAATTCGGCTGTATTTACAGATGGGTCTTTCTGTTACATTCCTAAAGGCGTACGTTGCCCAATGGAGCTTTCTACTTACTTTAGAATTAACCAAGCAGGTACGGGTCAGTTTGAGCGTACTTTGGTTGTGGCAGACCAAGAGAGTTATGTAAGTTATTTAGAGGGCTGTACTGCGCCATCTAGAGACGAAAACCAATTACACGCAGCCGTTGTAGAGTTAATTGCAATGGATGACGCAGAAATTAAATACTCTACAGTACAAAACTGGTTCCCTGGTAATAAAGAGGGTAAAGGTGGTGTTTATAATTTTGTAACAAAAAGAGCTTTGTGCGAGAAAAACGCAAAAGTATCATGGACACAAGTAGAAACAGGTTCTGCAGTAACATGGAAATATCCTTCTTGTATTTTAAAAGGAGATAACTCTATTGGAGAGTTTTATTCTATTGCAGTAACAAACAATTACCAGCAAGCAGATACTGGTACAAAAATGGTTCACCTAGGTAAAAACACCAAGAGTACAATTATTTCTAAAGGTATATCTGCAGGTAAATCTCAAAATAGTTACCGTGGTTTAGTACAAGTAAGTAGTCGTGCAGAAAATGCACGTAACTTTTCTCAGTGCGATTCTCTTTTAATGGGGAATGAGTGTGGTGCACATACGTTCCCATACATAGAGACTAAAAACAAATCGGCTATGATAGAGCATGAGGCTACAACAAGTAAAATTGGTGAAGACCAAATTTTTTATTGTAACCAACGTGGTATAGATACAGAAAAAGCAATTGCATTAATAGTAAACGGTTTTAGTAAAGAAGTACTAAATAAGTTGCCAATGGAATTTGCTGTAGAAGCACAAAAACTATTAGAAATTAGTTTAGAAGGCTCTGTAGGATAA